One Acropora palmata chromosome 2, jaAcrPala1.3, whole genome shotgun sequence genomic window, agaaaagcagtgaggtttatATCAAAACAAGTTAAACTCCAGCCTTACTCTCATGCAAAGGCGAGGCAACCAAggacacaactgtaaaatggtctattcagAGTGAGTTTCTTGAACAtgccttgtttttttcaaaggcaacATTTGATGCGTTCTTTCGCTGTGTAAATCCTGCATTGAAAGAACATTTTCTTGCTGCATTCGTGTTACCAGTTGCAAGCAATTATTTTCTGATTTATTTGCAGTGGGTCATTGTTGACGGTTCACAGTCATCAACCGATCGGGTAAGACAAACACCTTGTATTCGAAATTCCATCAAATACTTTTATTCAATATTGGCGGAAACCCGCTAACATCTGACCTAAGACTAGAAAACGTTTCTTCCTTTGACTTGCATATAAGAAGTTAAAACTGAATCCCTCTGGGTCAAACCTAAGTTTTTAAATTCAACTTACTACCGTACATGAAGGACCTGCGCATAGTCATCGTTGACCGAGCTAGAAAGAAATGCTGCGTTGAAGAGATTTGTCTCAAAGGAACGAGTCCGTCACGGTGTAATTTGTCACTTTCAAATGAGATTTAGGGACTcatgaaatcaactgaaaagTTACTGCCTGCTTCTTCGTCCACTTTTGCTGAACACCACTTGTCAAGACCAGTTGTTGGGGAAAATCTCGTCCAATTGCAAACAGTCCCCTAAAACTACCTCGGTGCCAGAatcaggggtttcaataagttcTGACGTAGGCGGCTGTAACTCCTCAGGGGCTGTTAAGCTCTCttggggggtctgggggcatgctcctcCATAAAATTGTGGCATCTATAAGCCttgaaatgccatttcctgcattttgacatcaaattcagtactaaatattagcgaccttcagattgcgGTACAAgcacgactacgagtacgagttctccgtactgagcacgcgctttaggtttggagggcgaaaattttcgaagtgcgcgtgctcagaacttaaaactcgtactcgtagtcgtcctcgtactccaatctgaaggaaGTAGGCGACAAAATTCACCGGTTACCGGCTTCTTTTGAAACCCCAGCAGAGTATTCATGATCTGGGTGCTTTCTATTTCCTTCGCATCTTTCTTTGCTCGTCTTACATGTACATGTTTGCGTGAATGTTTATAGCCCTCATTAGAGGCCCCCAGTGGAGACAATGTGCAGATTTTACCGCAAAGCCAAAAGGAACTTGCAGCTAGCAACACAGAGCTTGAACCCAACAAGGCTATGCTTGTGGAACGCATCTGTAGGCTACAAAAAATCCATGCTAAAAAGAACGAAAAGCTTGAATTCATGGAAGAACATGTATCTGCCCTAGTGGatgaaatacaaaagaaaagcaagtaagtTTCtccatttgattggttacagagtgttttcactcacgtgatcagtgagcatgtttttcaaccaaagaaTACGTTagcataagaatagagttcaattcccagagGAGTAGTTGGGGAccccaacatggccgccgttcctTTGTTGAGGGACAcaaacatggctgccgtggCGTCACGTGAAACACTGTTTTGACTTAACGCGCTGTCTATCTGTCTGAGTTCGTGCCGTGTTTAAGTGGTGTCCAGTTTGCCGCTATGTGACAGTAATATTTATTGGACTCAccaaatcttttttttctcattagaATTATACAGTATTATGTGTTAAGAGAGCAAGCGGGAACCCTGGCTCCACCCAGATCAGATCTCCATAAGGTAAACAAACCTGCACAGATTACAGTTTACGCAACAGCCATgtggacaatcagacatagtcaggagcccatcagatggcgCATCCGTCTCCATTAGTTTCTTGAGTTAACCcattcccgagtagatttataaatagaacattttcttttgtaatgcgcttgaatTGCATGAATGCGCTTTCTACCTGCAGTTTGACGTAAGACAATAGTACAGTCATTTCTCTACTTTCGTTGGCCCTTTCCTCTGtcagcgcgcgaaacctcctcagggaaGCGTTccatttataaatctactcggaaaagggttgactccaagggcttgtatgggagatggaggctccgtCTGATTTGCTCCTGAGATAGTTTTATGCTACTCTGGCTTCAAATGGacgcaacttaaaaagttaagaTTCAAGACCAGCGTCTCGACACTTTTGTCTCGTGTCTGTGAACCGTGATGATGACAGCCATTTACCTGACACCTATTGACGCGTCATTAATAGGAATAAACGCACAGTAGTGAGTGTATTAAAGGAGTCGTAAAGCAACTTTAGATCACCCCTGGTGAAGACAGAAGACAGGAGTGTCCAAACGTTGGATCTTGAATCGCGGCTGTTTAAGTTACCTACATTTTAGGtcagagtagcatcaaactatgtctgGTAAACAAACCTCTTTCTATTAAGACCTTGTGCGGCTTAGTGggtttttgtcaaaattctCGTCCTTTCTCTCCTTTAAATTCTGTTTTGTTCTGTGAGGTTAATGGTTTGTTGCATCACCATAAAAGCATTAGATCAGAACGTGACTGTTATGGTCAGACATTTGAATGACAACCAAGTTAGTTAAATTGGTCGAGTATCCTTAAAGGAGGCTCCTGGTACATTTTTAGTCGAGGCTTGCGTTACTATCACTCCGCTAGTGCCTTCCTATTCGTGGGtaacctaaaaaaaattattgctcCCAATAGAGCAAGGAAGTATTACAGATCATTATTTGTAATGGTCAAAGTAACCGTaattgtaaattattgtttcGTGATGACTGTTGTAACGacatgaaatgaatgaaaatcataaaatttgcGCTTGTGTTCGTTGTTAAGCACGTGAATGTCTCTATCCTCAGAAAGTTAAGGGTTGTGTGTTCGTGCGGTTATTGTGTATATTGACAGCTGAAATAGACATTTAATAACTTCTTTTAACGTCTAAATTGTGCAATCACTGTAGAATAAAATGCACTAAACACTTGTTTCTTTCCACATATCTCTTCCTTAAAAGGCCGACAAGCGTGGAGCCAGTTTGCGCGGCTCTTCCCCATTCCTCGCGCGGACTAATTCGCAGGTGCCTTTGTCCCTTCACACACTAATACTAAACTCATTTGTGAATTATACAGGTCAAAAAATCACTGTTATTAAAAGATAGCGCTTCTCGGTTTGTGTCTTTACTCACGACTCTAGACTAGGTTTGTTTTTTGATGCATTGTTCTGTTACCTTCCTCAGAGCAGTCCTGAAGAAAatcgtttgtttctttttgttttcctgcttTTTGTTGTGAAACCGTACATTGATGAATTGTatatttgctttaaaaacttCTTTTGAGTTCGATTTCTTCGTTCGAATTCAGCTTGGCTTCAGATTTCTTGGTTATTCACATAATGCTTCGAATGAACAtttttaacaaatgaaaatatacAATACTCAGAACGACTTAAAAGATACGCAGCTGAAAAGTTATGCTAAAATACCGTGTGAAACTTAAAATTTTACTCAACGCATAATTCAAAAGTGTGGATTTAATAGTGACGCAGACTGAACTAAATAAATGCTCCGTTTGGCTTTGTTACTTTGTAAACACTAAACGAAAGCATTTGCATTAGACATTAAGGCAGACTCCCTCTGTTTCTTTGCATGGCATGCACTGGGGCATTTTTCTCTAACAGCCTCGTTGTGTTGTTGCCTTTAGGCCCAAGTGGCCCGTCACGGTGGAATCATGGCGTCTGTTTACTCGTCGAAGGCCGTTGATCCAGATATGACCCTTGATTTATCCCTGGAAATTAACAGAAAGCTGCAAGCTGTACTGGAAGATaccattctcaaaaacatcaCACTTAAGGTAACCTTACAATTGCCGACGGAGACAGAAAGTAGGGAGCTTCAGCAAGGGCGACGGCAATGGCAACGGCTGTTGTCGGATTCGTTGACTCATCccttttcaccttttttatCGAGATGAAACCTGTCCAGCGAAACCAGGTCACTTTGCCTGATGTCATGTTGCCTTAAAAATGCCTTGTTACCATGTCCTTTATCTCCCTCCCTGAAGAATAAGTGCACTATGTTTTTGAGGGGACCATACATGAAGTGTCCTGTGATACTCTGCCGATGTACAGATAATTACTTGCTGTCAAAATTCTGATTCTAATTTCCACTTGGGGAAAGAAAGCCAAGGTTCATTTTGGCATTTTGTCAAAGTATTCGATTGAAAAGAAACgtccttttttcttcacaggaaAACCTCGATACCCTAGGCGACGAGATTACAAGACTAAACGGTGAACTTCACACactgaaaagaaacagaagGTCATGAGATGCTGGTTGCCGCAACAGCAGATATGATGAGGGACTCAGTTCAAGATGTAGCTGCACGTTTGCGGTCTCTGTTGACACATTTATTTCTCGTCTGGGGTCATTTGCCGTTAGGCATTCGTCGAAGTTGCCCAAATTATTTGTCgaagtttctttttaaaatggatatttattttgaatgaatgtTTAAGGCAGGTTTTGTGGAAATTTTGTTGATCTTAACTGGAAAACTATTGACCCATCCGGCGGAATAAGGTGTCGACGAGCTCATGACTGTTCAGTTTTAATGGAAAGGATAGAATCGGAAACGCCATTTTGCAGTGGTAAAGAAGGTTATTTTATCAGAAACAACCGGGATGTCGATGGACCAGGTGTGCTAGCAAACATGTTTGATCTAATTGGAAACTGTAGCTTGTTTTGCTCTCCTTTCTTCCATTTTCCATGagcaaaacaatgataatataGTTCATTGATCTAGTTTGTTCCCATTTTCAACATATTGGTTAAGGTTAGGAAACCTTTAATTCTTCAAGTTCACCGTGTTCTTTCTCAGGCATCTTATTTTTCTAGTTTTCGCGGCGACGATAATTATCTGGGCCCATTAATTTTAGGTACATTACatttttcatctctttttttACGTGAATCTACTCACCGACCACTTTTTCAGATATGTTCTGGTTTAGTGCTGGTCTTGTACCATTTCGGCAATTACATGTAATCGTTTCAGCTCATGAAGACTTGACGAGCTCATCAAAtagtttgttttaaaattgaatGGCAATCAAATTAAGGGAATGAAATTATAATTGTTGCACCTGTCATGAACGGTTATGCACTCTGAAGATCATATTCAAATCGGCGAATTCAGTTTTCTCTCAGCGGGCAGTTGTTATAATGGAATCCACGATTGACTGACTCTACTTCACTTTGCGGTTCTCTGTTTGTTTCGTTCGGCTAGCGCTTCAAACACGATCAGTGGCAGTTAAAAGCCAAACCGTTTAGTCGAAGGTTGAACTTCAGAGGCAGCATTTCTGTGGAAGGCGCAGTAGGGCATTCGTGAAATCGTTGCATGTTCCAAttcataaataaattttagtgCATGTACAGAATGTATATATGGTCCTTAAAAGTGTTATTTTCTGGTTTATGATGAAACTGTCTGTGATTTGTATGTAAGTGAGAGCGCagaaaaaatagtttgaagCGCTTGTATTCATTACCCGCATGCTCGGCTGATTGTCGCTCTTGACCACTATATTTGCTCTTCTTAATTccttcttgtttcttttcccgTTGTTTCTCATGCGGGgtggttttcattttacttgggGATTCTCAGTCAGTGTTGAAGAGCGTATTCTCATTCcttataaaattaaaagactTCTAAATGAAGAGTTAAGTTGCGTCACAGTCATGTGAATTTAACGAGGGCGATGAGTCCTCGTTTTTAGTCCTGTTTTGTCACAGGGTTCCTTTCAGCTTTATCTTTGCATATTTTGCTCATTCTGACCGCGGGCGCATGTATGGTCACTCGCGGGTACATCTTTGGAGAGACCCACATGCCCGCGATGCCCACTCACATTTCACTGTGATCTTCACTAATCAGTAATCAATTTCAAAGAACCATTTGGGGTTATTACTGAAAACTGTGGCTATTGAACTTGGTACCAGAATTCACACTCTTTCCCATTTGTTTGGCATAAGTCAACTTTAAGAAATAGTTGCAACTGTTTCTGCGTTGGTGATTATTGAAACCTCAATAGGtatgttcattttctttgtttgtattCCATTTACAAAACAAGTGCGGCGTAACACTGTTTTCTCGACTGAGTCGCTCTGGCTATGAAACCAGGAACTTTGAACTTGTAGAGAGGCCTGAAAAGGAATCGAGGCTAgaaccaacctcgttcccagggtctctcttctctgcctccaTTGTCGTTGAGAAACACGTTCCAATAAAAGCGGTCAACCTAAATACAAGAGCTTTCGTGATCGACAAGACAACTTCAAAAGTTCCATGTAGAGCCTCGATTGAcgttcacaaaaaaaaattgatttcgtTAGTAGCTAAAGCTGCTTCTCCAGAACAAACACTAACATAAAAGAATACACCAAATACTACGTATGCTTGATAAAAAtgtctcttttattttaccgCGGCTAAAAATATACACGCTATTAAAGCGCTGTGCAGTGGTAAAAAATATCTTAACGACATCGACGATTTACACGaagttaaaaatataaatatcgTAAGTCAAAATGGTCAACTCGCTGTTCAAGATTGCGACTTTAGGAATCACGTTGTTCAACATTCggaagaaaaacgaaaatcaaagaacaaaataaaatacctgCACATGTCAATACAGTTTGATTTGATGATTTGAGGTCGATACGTGACATGAGCACTTAAATAACAACACACCGGTTGATCGctgaaaatgtttgtttcCCATGGATAAACGTTTCGCTTGTTTTCTTGCACGACAAAATCTTCTTTCCTTTAAAATTGTCGCAAACTATTAGCATTCTTCGCTGATCCGGTTCTTCACACGGGTGAAAACTTGAATAACGCGAGGTTATTTTCTGTGGCGTCCGGTCGGTTTGACCACAACTTTTTGCCTTTCACGTCGAATTCCATGTGTGTAGTTCATAAATACTGCCGTCAAACATTTTCTCGATGGTCATCTGGCCACAAAATCAATTACGAGCTGATTCCCTTCTTCGCAATGTCGACAAGGCCTACATTGCCACCCATCCCCTAACACACATTTGGTGAACCTCCCAGATTCTGGGAGACACGTGACCAGAGTCAACCAGGGTCTTTTCTCAACGACAAtggaggcagagaagagagaccctgggaacgaggttgggctAGAACTGCATGATTGTATCATTGCGTCGTGCAATGATCCAGCTCTGGGCTATCAGGCCATCTGTCTGCGGACCccggttaaaaaaaaaaaaaaaacaacgaaaatttggtaccaaAAGAGATGAAAAGGGTGAAATTATCAACGAAAGAATTATTCAAGTTCACGTTTCGAGCAGTAACACCTTCGATCTGAcgcttatcaactcgtttgaaaTACCAGATTGTTCGCGTTTTACTTGCCCGCCGACGCAGAAACTACTGTTGGGAAACCAACCCCTCATTCTGCAGTCGTTTAATCTCTATCTAAACGTCTCTAGCACGAATAGCACCAATTACCATCATGTTGCCCTCATTAGAGCTGTGAAATGACCACAGACAGGGCAACGACAAtgacaaaaagcaataatactATTGGTTaattcaaagtaaaaaataatgcTACACCACGTGCGGCACGCCTTTCTACATTTCTATGCCGAAATCTGCAAAACGACAATGCGAACAGCGGTTTACGGAGCTGAAAGTAAATTAAATGTTGATGTACGGTTTTTGCATGTCGTAATATTCTACTTTAACGCCGTAAATGCCTGAAAGGGCATTATAACCTTTCTAATCACCAACGTTGTTCGTTCTTGGAAAGTGGGCATACGTTTTCTTCAAGACACATAGCTTCAAGCCACATGGATATATGACCCGAAGCCAACATTGAACTGTTTGACAAAGATCATGAAAGTCTAGTCAAAATCCTTTACAGAACGGtccaaattttccattttgaaaaaggattTCAGCATTTTCGTTGCTGTATGgttgctattgcttttataaacaCCCTGCATGCACGGCTTTGCTTTGGCAAAAGAGCAAATTACCACCAGAAAAGGGCTAGCTTACCATCGCCTCAGATATAGTTTGTTGGGATTTCGTCAATTGTAGTTGTAACAACATCATTTCGGTTGCCTTGCTAGAAACCAAATATTTTGCTCCgaagaacaaagcaaaatgaaagtaaacatGATTGATGTTGTCGTTTCATCTGTATTTGATTGAGAAAGGTTCTCTCGCCCTTTTTGTGGTGTTTTTGTACGCAGCCTCTAGGCATAACTAGAAATGTAAACAGTAACCTTGGTTTTTCGCTTGTTCAATTGGCATACAACGTGTTTGTCAATAAACCTTGCAgtgttttgaataattttagcTCAGCCAAGTTCAAACTTCAAACAGCTCTTGGCGCGCAAATGTCAATATTACTCATATGTTCATGAATGAATTTCATCCAGTTATGTTATAGTAGCAAGCGCGCGCAACTTGTCGTCTCAGGTAAACTTGCATTATGACGTTTAATCGAGcgagcaaaacaaaggaaaacccCACAGATAGAAGTTTTGTGGACAGGAAAGAAGCTTAATGTCACAAACAGTCATGAGTCCCGTTAGTCAAGAGATTGACGAGTCTCTAAGCAACTCGATATTGCTTAGCAGTCATTCCTCGTGTTCGTCTATACAAAACTCGCAAGAATTATTAGCAACGGAAGAAAGTTGCTCTGTTGAAAGCATGGATGTCTTTGAAGACGAGCATTTCTCGGTATCTGACACAGAAGCAGACTCTTCGATTATGCTCCTAAAAAGTCTGAATAGTGAATCACCTTCGTCTTCGAGTGTCTCCCGTCGCAATGATAATTCTACGATTATTAGACTTCATGAAGAGTTGCTTAAATCGAAGAGAAATAACTGGGAAGTCGTGGACGCCTTAGGGGAAGCTCACGAAGTTATCAGGAATCTTCGTTTGCGAGAGCAACGACTGAATGTGATTTTAACGGGCTGTGCGGGGAAAAACGCTACCACAAACGGTTTTGTCGAAAGTCTGAATTTGTcagaaagcaaaataattGAACTGCAATTAACTTTAAGAAAAGAGGAAGCGATGAAAACGAGAGAAGACTTGAGAGCAATGATGGAAGAGCGAGATAGACTAAAACAAATGCTTGGGAGGACTGAAAACAATCGACGGTTGGTGTTGCTTGCAAAAGgtgaaagagaaagagaactAGAGGTTTCTCAGATTTGTGTAAAAGATCTAGCAGCAGATATCGAAGATAAAGACACAAAAATATCTTCTGTCGAATTCAAATTGGCTTCGTTGGAAGATCAGCTGAAGGACAAGGACAGCGAAATTGAGAAAATACGCAACGAGAGGAATATTTTGAGAGAGGCAGCGATTCGGAGCGAGAAAGAAATAGAAATTCTCTCAGAGAAACTACACAATCTTCTGCATTGCAAGGAGCAGCAAAAAAGTAGTTCCGTCCAAACCGATGCATGTCTGTCACATGAAATCCAAACTTGCGATTCCGTTGAGAAAACTGTGAATAGCGAACAACCCATTGAGGCGGCCAAGCAAACAACACTTGAAAAGGATTTGCGATCCCTCGAATCGCGACATAATCAAGGCATGGAAATTATTCACGATTTGAAGTTCAAACTGGAGGAGTGGGAGAGGTTGGtgtaaaattgaaatattttgctaATTTTATTTAGATCGTCGTTAATGGTTGAAATGCCCGCTTCAAACATGTTGCATAATGACCAAAATATATGGATACTTTGTGGGTAAAATTACtcctgaggaaaaaaaaattgaaatagacattataaaaaattatttccggAATGTTGTTGCTTACTGAGTTTAAATAGGCGAAATCTTAGGTGTGCTTTGAAAGGGTCGGTCTGTGTGTATTGTTCATTTACTGCAATTGACACGGAAAAATACGGTCGTGAGGAAAATAGATTCACGtaaaagtgtttatatggcgTTTATATGAgtttcttgtaaaaaaaaatgctttcccAATATATCTGAGCCTTGGAGTGTCAGTATAATTGAATATTGGTGATTGACCAAAGGAGCAATATCACGTGAAAGGCTCGTATTTTTGCAGTTCGTTTATGAATAAATCTGAAGTGCGTCAAATTCTTTTGTCAtcattcaagtttttcttAAATGTGATTTTATAACACCGGATCTTTTAAAAAGATAAACATGCAACTCCAATTATGAAAGGGAGACGTGGAACGGATTACAATATTAAGTAAATACGAACCGTGAAAATAAAAGGACTACAGAAATATTTGCTACGATGATAGTAAACAAAATCAAGTCATTGGCGAGACTTCTTTTTTCCAACTATCGGCCAATCAAACTATATAAGGGGGACTATGTTAGTAAGGTACAAATCATGTAAAATGTCTAAGCACCGTTTTCTCAGAATGACAAGGGAAATTTGttggaaagaaatttttgcTTCTTAAATTGCCCAAGAAGCCCAAACTGTGTCGCTCGTGATTGGTGACGAGTTTCACTTCTGTGACGTATCAATGGTTCCGCAGATTTCGTCACAGTTACATGTTTAGTTgaaagacaataaaaaatcggctttccttttttcaaaagCGGTCATAAAagttaatagggagtttaagcagccaCGACGGCTACGGCAGATAAAAAGTTactaaaaaaaatctttgcGCGTTTTGCGAACGAGTTATCGCTTTTCGTTCGCATTTTACATTGTTgacaaacaaaactaaaagtGGACTTGTAGGAGCGCCGTAGAATGTAATGTAGagaataaaagatttactgttgggtgttcacgttgtcgtttaaACCTTAAatatggaaatttcacgtcgtcgtttggcagactacgtaaAAGAATTCTACGAAACTGCGTGCCGCTCGTGCAAGCACGACTGTTTAATCAAGTCATTGTTCTCTGGGTTTGAATttgccgttgccgttgtcTTCGTTCAAGCTCTCTACTATCTAGCTCCACTCGGTGGAGCAAATGCACAGGTCTTCGATTGGTTGCGAAATGTCCTACAAACGTAATTTAGATAGGCGTTTGTGCATTATGCTAGCATTTTTTCGAGCATTTTAGTGAGGCAAAAGCATTGAGCATTATTCGAGCATTTTAGTGGCATTTTCctagaaaataattttttttcttccgagAAACTAAAAAAGAAGTTACTTTTCTCAgagaaaataaagttcaaaattcacaaaaaacagcaaatgcCACCCTGGTAGAGCTGAGTGGAGATTGAGGACAAGTCAGCGGTTTTAAGTTTCAAGAGTCTAGGCGGCCATGTTTTTCTgtcaaaaatattgaaattaattttaaaaaaccgTTTGTATAATGAGCATTATCCGAGCATTTTAGTGACTTTTTTGGGGGAAACCGAGCATTTTAGTGGGAGAATTAGAGCATTAAGGTGGAGCATTTTAGTGGGGAACTGATGCATAATGTACAAAAGCCTAAATTTAGAGCAGTTTGACATTCCGTTTGCGTAAGTCTGATTGTGCGTTCAATCCTTCACTTCCAGCATCATGAAATCCATGAACGACTACGTTCAAAATAGCCACCAACAGCAACAACTAGCTTGGAGAGAAATTGCTGATTCGCAGTTTCTTGAGGTCTCGGAAAATTGCAGCGTCACACAAAATGAACAAGACGGGGATTTCGAGCAACTTGACGCGTCACGCATTCAGAAAGAGCAAACGCTGACTATGAGCGATGATTCAGTTAGCGTGGACTGTTGTGCTTCAAGTCAAatgattgaaacaaaacaacctgCAATCACACAGTTAGAGCTTAATCTTGGACGATTATCTGATTTAGACAAAACCTGTGAGGATTGTGATCCTCAGTTTGAGTCAACGGAAGGCCAAGACGTTCTCGATTTGAAGGGCTGTTTTAACTCTTTTACAGCACACTTTATTCAACCAGACAACGTACGGATGGCAAGAATAACAACTATAGACAGCTTTGTGAGTCCACATGTTACTGAGGATTCCAACATTCCTCAACGTCCACCGAGAAAGAAACGAATTGCGAAAGGAAGTAAACTGCCTGAAGTGACCAGTAGACGGTTGAGTATAGACAGTGCATTGAGTTCGAACAGCGCCATAACTCCTTCAGATGATTCCTCATCAATTGCTTCATTTAAGTTACAATCGTCTCATGACTCAGTAGGGGCACGTAGGAGGTCACATAGTGGATCAAAGAAACGGAGACTTCCCTCAGTTCCCAGTGGAGAAGAAGTTATCATCGAAGGCGCTGATGGGGCAAGAGAGCCGCCTAGAGTGGTGTCTATATACAAGCCACCGAGTAGTGTGAGTGATCGCCGGAAACGTTTTGGCAGCAGCGACGTTTTAACGGGTGCTCCGGTCTCTCCTAGAAGCAGCCGCAGATTTAGCTTAAGCAATATCAAAAGGAGATTTAGTAAGGGAAATAAAGGCTCAGGTATGAACCGCACAGTTGGCTACGTTGTGCAGCAAATTCAGCATTAGGGAGATTAAGCAAATACGACTGTGTCAATCATTCCAAGTCATTATacttgcaaaatatttttttagtatCCTGGAATTGAATTCGTACCAGCAGTTTAgagataacaagaaaaaatttaagATTTGTCATCATTTGCTCATCCACACCACTGCAAAACTAGTCATTTCACGTGGTGGAAACAGACGAGGACGACAGCGTAAtgtacaaaactgaaaattgcaagtgtactgtttttcattgtttaatagagcggttttcaaatgactgtcgaaaaaccagagcaattactccgaccaacttaccaggaacaaacagctccatgaaccaatcacaattcctagcaattacctgtaactcgcccgaagcgcgggaaaaatcacgcgtacatgatgcgattggttttggttttgcgtctcattggtcgaaaaactggcgcgagtcttttaagccaatcactaagagtagcaatcgcaatcacgtaattactttcgacagtcatttgaaaactactctatgcaaatttgtgacattcTTGTCACCGTtttcgtcgtggttgcttaagagtttaagcaacaacaacaacgacaacggaaacgaaaacgtcgcttgaaaataaacatttgagaAAGGGTGACTATAATGTAatttttgcttcttcctcgcatcttttattgttgacagagcttaaactccctattaatcGAAAAGACGCGTTCTCTCTCACCTGTTTGCCCGTGCCTAGTAACAAGGATATCAGACCAGGTTTGACGTAACTCTAGCTGAAAGGAAATGCAACTTGAAAAGTTACGATTTGAGACCCAACGTTTTGACATTCCTGGCTCGAGCTTTATGTAGGGATGATAGAgttgaaaaggaaaggaattaattttatttaagtggctaatcgttctagcgctaattggggacactgtaaactgaaaatt contains:
- the LOC141874151 gene encoding uncharacterized protein LOC141874151, producing the protein MSQTVMSPVSQEIDESLSNSILLSSHSSCSSIQNSQELLATEESCSVESMDVFEDEHFSVSDTEADSSIMLLKSLNSESPSSSSVSRRNDNSTIIRLHEELLKSKRNNWEVVDALGEAHEVIRNLRLREQRLNVILTGCAGKNATTNGFVESLNLSESKIIELQLTLRKEEAMKTREDLRAMMEERDRLKQMLGRTENNRRLVLLAKGERERELEVSQICVKDLAADIEDKDTKISSVEFKLASLEDQLKDKDSEIEKIRNERNILREAAIRSEKEIEILSEKLHNLLHCKEQQKSSSVQTDACLSHEIQTCDSVEKTVNSEQPIEAAKQTTLEKDLRSLESRHNQGMEIIHDLKFKLEEWESIMKSMNDYVQNSHQQQQLAWREIADSQFLEVSENCSVTQNEQDGDFEQLDASRIQKEQTLTMSDDSVSVDCCASSQMIETKQPAITQLELNLGRLSDLDKTCEDCDPQFESTEGQDVLDLKGCFNSFTAHFIQPDNVRMARITTIDSFVSPHVTEDSNIPQRPPRKKRIAKGSKLPEVTSRRLSIDSALSSNSAITPSDDSSSIASFKLQSSHDSVGARRRSHSGSKKRRLPSVPSGEEVIIEGADGAREPPRVVSIYKPPSSVSDRRKRFGSSDVLTGAPVSPRSSRRFSLSNIKRRFSKGNKGSELKLPINRKDAFSLTCLPVPSNKDIRPGSKEDIPQEAKKRLFRGKFAIIRKRRRKNSIETVSSASGSFRTVTPFNSECDATNGMSGTKSVSLSLNGIELVHPPPVKTSTPKCQGRVTSQKRYNNEQWKKCLLLIFQHLNPIELCGLERVCRVWRQMSEHPILWKEVILEDIPLNNMILHSISRKCSGTSLLKLKGLQNIKSREKYSFLDSGDMRCYLERGLEPLLTAAGSSLLTLHIEDCGIFISDRCFTLASCHCRELQEMIYISDSFPVCPEALWALWGCRKLRTLRVPPLCPSSHPERFNDKSLEMISNCWPNLRQLSVGGPSITSTGLIYIANGCLRLQELELDRAVLISEEIAHAMCLCGLRGLETISFTFTPVSPGAIKELLGACPRLERIEVHIGISDYFTDVKDEGNIRKYEQIVKTLTALQDENLEFARVLWINADYG